Proteins found in one Massilia sp. H6 genomic segment:
- a CDS encoding NAD-glutamate dehydrogenase produces the protein MKDMPQDLRNQTLALVNAHHAAGDASQVGALISAWLGSLDDEDLAGTSPDSLAPVLWQGFSQLAQRTGPGCQIAQMQYSDERGGMATALLILNDDMPYLVDSFVIALRKERQVATGVMNAVLSVRRDASGAATAVGETGAPLESIVLVLLNDELEFAELDSLTARLRMVANDAAVVHRDAVKMADRLTAVAAAAAQSGTAEGQEVAAFLEWAKNEGFEPFGYAYYMVKDGVRELERDIPSRIGVLADTTHPVYGTCLANIPGDFETLSRRADTLSIVKADVEGTLHRDQPLDFIGVRDTDAQGRILGEHCFVGLLTRAATSTPLARLPFARGRVAKVLSIAGVRQEGFRAEKFVEILESLPRTEALEADPEWLAQVCSSVVSLYKHPRPKVFARRDVYGRHLNVLVYLPRERYSAAVAAGLAAALKDSSEASDVRVQTLVADGPLARVYLIAHAARNPLDLETDIQQPLLSVLDGWHDRFAMLTNGVDEHAQRSCLRKLGANLPVSFVTASAPETAFRDLQALLKIGQHDHVAVRVEPGNGAGNAATGASIRLYSGEVVPSLSRILPALQNAGIAVDREQTWSIKTADGARHHVTALAVDDESGAKLVKPGIIPVAEELFTALFNGDAEDGRMNGLTIEGGLSMREVQLVRAYISYWRQLGSKFSVRYMAETLRTQPSLVKEFVTAFLLRFDPKLSAAEHAGGAAKLATLKAGLANVNHADTEEIMGALVDLVLATVRTNYFQNDGEKIIFKVDTSNLALAPEPRPFREIYVFSRRFEGVHLRGGPVARGGLRWSDRMEDYRTEVLGLVKAQMVKNAVIVPAGSKGGFVCKQMPTGAPREIIAAEGEACYREFIASLLEVTDNRVRGSIVPPDNTVRHDQDDPYLVVAADKGTATFSDIANSIAVQRGFWLGDAFASGGSNGYDHKKMGITAKGAFEAVKRHFYELGHDMKTTPVTMVGVGDMSGDVFGNGVLLSRQLKVLAAFDHRHIFLDPTPDVAVSFQERERMFALPRSTWEDYDKSLISQGGGVYPRSARSIELTPEVRAALDIKETSLSPEDLMHRILLAPVDLFYNGGIGTYIKASTETHAQVKDRANDRIRVNGSELRCKVVSEGGNLGATQAGRIEFALAGGRIFTDAIDNSAGVDCSDHEVNIKIWLDTEVSAGQLIDADRNRILNEMTGDVEKLVLRDNTQQTHLLTREAQAQATASTVDGYAALITNLESDGSVSRELEQLPSDAELQRRKALGLGLSAPELAVVVANVKNRFKRTLSALDLTGESWADSLLRPYFPAQLVATRDPLEHPLANAILATVLANEAVNRCGPLMLRDLAAEHRVDETVVVKAWARAWAALHLAPVFDALDADALSVPRDVSMVVDARTRALLRALIEGVLSLPEGTDGMAELSSLFGQADQLRSLSPARSEADGHSGLPASFTAAWKAVETIESLATFLFAAVSVQRPSGMSLAQFLQVGMALRQQAGIDTLERGLKLPAQGKAQEQLRNYAMQALRRTQQRLLLQVIERAGAGGDPLAAVDEVTKARGLSGFAQPVELEQAMLDVWALSEGSSPDRLAA, from the coding sequence ATGAAAGACATGCCTCAAGACCTGCGCAACCAGACGCTCGCGCTGGTCAATGCACATCACGCCGCTGGCGACGCCAGTCAGGTTGGCGCGCTGATCAGCGCGTGGCTGGGCTCGCTCGACGACGAAGACCTGGCCGGCACCTCGCCCGACAGCCTGGCGCCGGTCCTGTGGCAAGGTTTTTCGCAGCTGGCCCAGCGCACCGGCCCTGGCTGCCAGATCGCCCAGATGCAGTATTCCGACGAGCGTGGCGGCATGGCGACCGCGCTGCTGATCCTGAACGATGACATGCCTTACCTGGTCGACTCCTTCGTCATCGCCCTGCGCAAGGAGCGCCAGGTCGCTACCGGGGTGATGAATGCCGTGCTGTCCGTGCGCCGCGACGCCAGCGGCGCCGCGACCGCCGTCGGCGAAACCGGCGCCCCGCTCGAATCGATCGTGCTGGTGCTGCTCAACGACGAACTCGAATTCGCCGAGCTCGACTCGCTGACCGCGCGCCTGCGCATGGTGGCCAACGACGCCGCCGTGGTGCACCGCGACGCCGTCAAGATGGCCGACCGCCTGACCGCCGTTGCCGCCGCCGCCGCCCAGTCGGGCACCGCCGAAGGCCAGGAAGTCGCCGCCTTCCTCGAATGGGCCAAGAACGAAGGCTTCGAGCCGTTCGGCTACGCCTACTACATGGTCAAGGACGGCGTGCGCGAACTCGAGCGCGACATCCCGAGCCGCATCGGCGTGCTTGCCGACACCACGCATCCGGTCTACGGCACCTGCCTGGCCAATATCCCAGGCGATTTCGAAACCCTGTCGCGCCGTGCCGACACCCTGTCGATCGTCAAGGCCGACGTCGAGGGCACCCTGCACCGCGACCAGCCGCTGGACTTCATCGGCGTGCGCGATACCGATGCCCAGGGGCGCATCTTGGGCGAGCACTGCTTCGTCGGCCTGCTCACCCGCGCCGCCACCTCGACCCCGCTGGCGCGCCTGCCGTTCGCACGCGGCCGCGTCGCCAAGGTGCTGTCGATCGCCGGCGTGCGCCAGGAAGGCTTCCGCGCCGAGAAATTTGTCGAGATCCTCGAATCGCTGCCGCGCACCGAAGCGCTCGAAGCCGATCCGGAATGGCTGGCCCAGGTATGCAGCTCGGTGGTCTCGCTGTACAAGCATCCGCGCCCGAAAGTCTTCGCGCGCCGCGACGTCTATGGCCGCCACCTGAACGTACTGGTCTACCTGCCGCGCGAGCGCTACAGCGCCGCGGTCGCCGCCGGCCTGGCCGCGGCCCTGAAGGACAGCTCGGAAGCGAGCGACGTGCGCGTGCAGACCCTGGTGGCCGATGGCCCGCTGGCCCGCGTCTACCTGATCGCCCATGCCGCGCGCAACCCGCTCGACCTGGAAACCGACATCCAGCAGCCGCTGCTGTCGGTGCTGGATGGCTGGCACGACCGCTTCGCCATGCTCACCAACGGCGTGGATGAACACGCCCAGCGCAGCTGCCTGCGCAAGCTTGGCGCCAACCTGCCGGTGAGTTTTGTCACCGCCAGCGCGCCGGAAACCGCGTTCCGCGACCTTCAGGCCCTGCTCAAGATCGGCCAGCACGACCACGTGGCGGTGCGGGTCGAGCCTGGCAATGGCGCCGGCAATGCCGCCACCGGCGCCTCGATCCGCCTGTACTCGGGCGAAGTGGTGCCATCGCTGTCGCGCATCCTGCCGGCACTGCAAAACGCCGGCATCGCGGTCGACCGCGAGCAAACCTGGTCGATCAAGACCGCCGATGGAGCGCGCCACCACGTGACCGCGCTGGCGGTGGACGACGAAAGCGGCGCCAAGCTGGTCAAGCCGGGCATTATCCCGGTGGCCGAAGAACTGTTTACCGCACTGTTCAACGGCGACGCCGAAGACGGCCGCATGAACGGCCTGACCATCGAAGGCGGCCTGTCGATGCGCGAAGTGCAGCTGGTACGCGCCTATATCAGCTACTGGCGCCAGCTCGGCTCCAAGTTCTCGGTGCGCTACATGGCCGAGACCCTGCGCACCCAGCCATCGCTGGTGAAGGAGTTCGTCACCGCTTTCCTGCTGCGCTTTGACCCGAAACTGTCCGCTGCCGAACATGCCGGCGGCGCCGCCAAGCTCGCTACGCTCAAGGCCGGCCTGGCGAACGTGAACCACGCCGATACCGAAGAAATCATGGGCGCGCTGGTGGACCTGGTATTGGCCACGGTACGTACCAACTATTTCCAGAACGACGGCGAAAAGATCATCTTCAAGGTCGACACCAGCAACCTGGCGCTGGCGCCGGAACCGCGTCCTTTCCGCGAGATCTACGTGTTCTCGCGCCGCTTCGAGGGCGTGCACCTGCGCGGTGGCCCGGTTGCCCGCGGCGGCCTGCGCTGGTCGGACCGCATGGAAGACTACCGCACCGAAGTGCTGGGCCTGGTGAAGGCGCAGATGGTAAAGAACGCCGTCATCGTGCCGGCCGGCTCGAAAGGCGGCTTCGTGTGCAAGCAGATGCCCACTGGTGCCCCGCGCGAAATCATCGCAGCCGAGGGCGAAGCCTGCTACCGCGAATTCATCGCCAGCTTGCTGGAAGTGACCGACAACCGGGTGCGCGGCAGCATCGTCCCGCCTGACAATACGGTGCGCCACGACCAGGACGATCCTTACCTGGTGGTGGCTGCCGACAAGGGCACCGCGACCTTCTCCGACATCGCCAACAGCATAGCCGTGCAGCGCGGCTTCTGGCTGGGCGACGCCTTTGCCTCGGGCGGCTCGAACGGCTACGACCACAAGAAAATGGGCATCACCGCCAAGGGCGCTTTCGAAGCCGTCAAGCGCCACTTCTATGAGCTGGGCCACGACATGAAGACCACCCCGGTCACCATGGTCGGCGTGGGCGACATGTCGGGCGACGTGTTCGGCAACGGCGTGCTGCTGTCGCGCCAGCTCAAGGTGCTGGCGGCGTTCGACCATCGCCATATCTTCCTGGACCCGACCCCCGATGTCGCGGTGTCGTTCCAGGAACGCGAGCGCATGTTCGCGCTGCCGCGTTCGACCTGGGAAGACTACGACAAGAGCCTGATTTCGCAGGGCGGCGGCGTCTATCCGCGCTCGGCACGTTCGATCGAGCTGACCCCCGAAGTGCGCGCCGCGCTCGATATCAAGGAAACCTCGCTGTCGCCAGAAGACCTGATGCACCGCATCTTGCTGGCGCCGGTCGACCTGTTCTACAACGGCGGTATCGGTACCTATATCAAGGCCTCGACCGAGACCCACGCGCAGGTGAAGGACCGGGCCAACGATCGCATCCGCGTCAATGGTAGCGAACTGCGCTGCAAGGTGGTGTCCGAAGGCGGCAACCTGGGCGCGACCCAGGCCGGCCGTATCGAGTTCGCCCTGGCGGGCGGTCGCATCTTCACCGATGCGATCGACAACTCGGCAGGCGTGGACTGCTCGGACCACGAAGTGAACATCAAGATCTGGCTCGACACCGAAGTGAGCGCCGGCCAGCTGATCGACGCCGACCGTAACCGCATCCTGAACGAGATGACCGGCGACGTCGAGAAACTGGTCTTGCGCGACAACACCCAGCAGACCCATTTGCTGACCCGCGAAGCGCAGGCGCAGGCCACCGCGTCGACCGTGGATGGCTACGCCGCCCTGATTACCAACCTGGAATCGGACGGTTCGGTCTCGCGCGAGCTGGAACAGCTGCCAAGCGACGCCGAGCTGCAGCGCCGCAAGGCTCTGGGCCTGGGCCTGAGCGCACCAGAACTGGCGGTGGTGGTTGCCAACGTCAAGAACCGCTTCAAGCGTACCCTGTCGGCACTCGACCTGACCGGCGAATCGTGGGCCGATTCGCTGCTGCGGCCATACTTCCCGGCGCAGCTGGTGGCGACCCGCGACCCGCTCGAGCACCCGCTGGCCAATGCCATCCTGGCGACCGTGCTGGCCAACGAAGCGGTTAATCGCTGCGGTCCGCTGATGCTGCGCGACCTGGCTGCCGAGCACCGCGTCGACGAAACCGTCGTGGTCAAGGCCTGGGCCAGGGCCTGGGCGGCGCTGCACCTGGCGCCGGTGTTCGACGCGCTCGACGCCGATGCCTTGAGCGTGCCGCGCGACGTATCGATGGTGGTCGACGCCCGTACCCGCGCACTGCTGCGCGCCTTGATCGAAGGCGTGCTGTCGCTGCCGGAAGGCACCGACGGAATGGCCGAACTGTCGTCGCTGTTCGGCCAGGCCGACCAGCTGCGCAGCTTGAGCCCGGCCCGTTCGGAAGCCGACGGCCACAGCGGCCTGCCGGCCTCGTTCACCGCGGCCTGGAAGGCAGTCGAGACCATCGAGTCGCTGGCCACCTTCCTGTTCGCGGCGGTCTCGGTCCAGCGCCCAAGCGGCATGAGCCTGGCCCAGTTCCTGCAGGTCGGCATGGCGCTGCGCCAGCAGGCCGGTATCGACACGCTCGAACGCGGCCTGAAGCTGCCGGCGCAGGGCAAGGCGCAGGAACAGCTGCGCAATTACGCGATGCAGGCACTGCGCCGCACCCAGCAGCGCCTGCTGCTGCAGGTGATCGAGCGGGCTGGCGCGGGCGGCGATCCGCTGGCGGCGGTCGACGAAGTCACCAAGGCGCGCGGCCTGTCGGGCTTCGCGCAGCCGGTGGAACTCGAACAGGCCATGCTGGACGTCTGGGCGCTGTCGGAAGGTTCCAGCCCGGACCGCCTGGCTGCCTGA